From the genome of Phytohabitans rumicis, one region includes:
- a CDS encoding putative bifunctional diguanylate cyclase/phosphodiesterase — translation MASTRHHVRVPVTLGIVTVIVGINSSGWLPERASVVLDNGAQLAAALVAIGVCAWAARRLTGAERTWRRLMAVGMAGWAAGQVIWSWYQIFSTEHLPSPSLADLGYLSLPPFALMALFAIAASAPRSTPVSRGRDRLVLVLDGLIVVASLAVLSWATVLGPVVDAGADTRLAFAVAIAHPLTGVVLTVIVALLVVTRPVPRTFRPQLFLLGLGLVALAMSDCVYAYLIASGAEQMSSLANTGYIAGPALIALAGAATVDRQRPEPPVPVRHRYDWMHLLVPYVPFIATGPLILARAATGQSLSTLEIYLGWLGLALVVARQMVTLVENTALLARVSDGQQRLVHQAYHDPLTGLANRALFRDRLQQAVERHREHGRPVALLFVDLDDFKLVNDSLGHAAGDRLLRAVGARLLTCVRVEDAVARLGGDEFAVLLEGDAIAPVPVGERIIAALREPFTVDAHVLPVTASVGVVVPDPDEPLTPDSLLRRADAAMYAGKRRGKGLLVRYDAGVSDGNGDPHLPDLLADALAGDPGAAGFEVHYQPIVRFEDAATVAVEALARWSHPAVGAIDPDVFVRLAERSGLVAALDDFVLDRACADAAALTEAYGQAVDVHVNVSAGRLGRPELEAALDRVLAAHALRPGRLVLEITETSRITDLPAAAAAARRIRARGVRVALDDFGSGFNALAQLHALPVDVVKLDAALTDIDTEPDRTEALARSVLAICAELQITVVAEGVETLSRAGALARLGCRLGQGYLYGPPRPLAALTVATG, via the coding sequence ATGGCCTCGACACGACACCATGTCCGCGTACCGGTGACGCTGGGGATCGTCACCGTGATCGTTGGCATCAATAGCAGCGGGTGGCTACCCGAGCGCGCGTCCGTCGTCCTGGACAACGGCGCGCAGCTCGCCGCCGCCCTGGTCGCGATCGGCGTGTGCGCGTGGGCCGCGCGACGCCTGACCGGCGCCGAGCGCACCTGGCGCCGGCTGATGGCGGTCGGCATGGCGGGCTGGGCCGCGGGCCAGGTGATCTGGAGCTGGTATCAGATCTTCAGCACCGAGCACCTGCCCTCGCCGTCGCTCGCCGACCTCGGCTACCTGTCGCTGCCGCCGTTCGCGTTGATGGCGCTCTTCGCGATCGCCGCCTCCGCGCCGCGGTCGACGCCGGTCTCCCGGGGGCGGGACCGGCTCGTGCTGGTGCTCGACGGCCTGATCGTGGTGGCCTCGCTGGCGGTCCTGAGCTGGGCGACCGTGCTCGGGCCGGTGGTGGATGCGGGCGCGGACACCCGGCTGGCGTTCGCCGTCGCGATCGCCCACCCGCTCACCGGCGTGGTACTGACCGTCATCGTCGCGCTGCTCGTGGTCACCCGCCCGGTGCCGCGCACCTTCCGCCCGCAGCTCTTCCTGCTGGGCCTGGGTCTGGTCGCGCTGGCCATGTCCGACTGCGTCTACGCGTACCTGATCGCCAGCGGCGCGGAGCAGATGTCGTCGCTGGCCAACACCGGGTACATCGCCGGGCCGGCGCTCATCGCGCTCGCCGGGGCGGCCACCGTCGACCGCCAGCGGCCCGAGCCTCCCGTGCCGGTCCGCCACCGGTACGACTGGATGCACCTGCTCGTGCCGTACGTGCCGTTCATCGCCACCGGCCCGCTCATCCTCGCCCGCGCCGCGACCGGCCAGTCGCTGTCCACTCTGGAGATTTACCTGGGCTGGCTCGGCCTCGCGCTGGTCGTGGCCCGGCAGATGGTCACGCTGGTGGAGAACACCGCGCTGCTCGCCCGGGTGTCGGACGGCCAGCAGCGGCTGGTGCACCAGGCGTACCACGATCCGCTCACCGGCCTGGCCAACCGCGCGCTCTTCCGTGACCGGCTCCAGCAGGCGGTCGAGCGGCACCGCGAGCACGGCCGGCCCGTCGCACTGCTCTTCGTCGACCTCGACGACTTCAAGCTGGTCAACGACAGCCTCGGGCACGCCGCTGGAGACCGGCTGTTGCGCGCCGTCGGAGCCCGGCTGCTGACCTGTGTACGGGTTGAGGACGCGGTCGCCCGGCTCGGCGGTGACGAGTTCGCCGTACTCCTGGAAGGCGACGCCATCGCACCCGTGCCGGTCGGGGAGCGGATCATCGCGGCGCTGCGCGAGCCGTTCACGGTGGACGCCCACGTGCTGCCGGTGACGGCCAGCGTGGGTGTGGTGGTGCCCGACCCGGACGAGCCGCTCACCCCCGACTCGCTGCTGCGCCGCGCCGACGCCGCCATGTACGCCGGCAAGCGGCGCGGCAAGGGCCTGCTGGTCCGCTACGACGCCGGGGTCAGCGACGGGAACGGCGACCCGCACCTGCCCGACCTGCTGGCGGACGCGCTCGCCGGGGACCCGGGCGCGGCCGGGTTCGAGGTGCACTACCAGCCGATCGTGCGGTTCGAGGACGCGGCGACGGTCGCGGTGGAGGCGCTGGCCCGCTGGTCGCACCCGGCCGTCGGGGCGATCGACCCGGACGTCTTCGTGCGGCTGGCCGAGCGCTCCGGGCTCGTCGCGGCGCTCGACGACTTCGTGCTCGACCGGGCGTGCGCCGACGCCGCGGCGCTCACCGAGGCGTACGGCCAGGCGGTCGACGTACACGTGAATGTGTCGGCCGGGCGGCTCGGCAGGCCGGAGCTGGAGGCGGCGCTGGACCGGGTCCTGGCGGCCCATGCCCTGCGGCCGGGACGCCTCGTCCTGGAGATCACCGAGACCAGCCGGATCACCGATCTGCCAGCCGCGGCGGCGGCCGCCCGGCGGATCCGCGCCCGCGGCGTGCGGGTGGCGCTGGACGACTTCGGGTCCGGCTTCAACGCGCTCGCGCAGCTGCACGCGCTGCCGGTGGACGTGGTCAAGCTCGACGCGGCGCTCACCGACATCGACACCGAGCCCGACCGGACCGAGGCGCTGGCGAGATCAGTGCTAGCGATCTGCGCCGAACTGCAGATCACCGTGGTCGCCGAGGGCGTGGAGACGCTGTCCCGCGCCGGCGCGCTAGCCCGCCTAGGCTGCCGCCTAGGCCAGGGCTACCTGTACGGCCCCCCACGCCCCCTAGCCGCGCTGACCGTAGCCACCGGCTAA
- a CDS encoding DUF3459 domain-containing protein codes for MTRFSVWAPEASRLRVRVAGADHPMALDATGWWRTNVDCSAHGTDYVYLLGDSEEPLPDPRSRWQPHGVHGPSRTYDHALFPWTDAGWAGRELPGGVVYRLRVGAFTSDGTFDAAIARLDHLTDLGVDMVELHPVNVERGAAHHSACWYTPHPSYGGPDGLKRFVDACHARGIGVILDLAYDHLQPAEAGAPRLGPYLAEVANTWGHTLALDGAHGAGIRSFITDSVLMWLRDYHADGVRLDAAHTLIDRDALRLLEELTAKVEALSTRLRRPLALIAGSERVGARLITGFDGALPDLWQPDGAQGLDKSYHAEFGSLEQLFAILRNGFATVIATDRPTAALSPGLLRVGATLLLTAPSTPVLQMGEEWAARPHGEPAPPDWSGARAPALNDGLDWSELDKPEHRDMFELHRRLVALRRQQPELAEPMLRRADVWHGGSFLAIRRGCCVVVANLRRTPQRVNLHGTARSVLLATEPGLVLVHDAADLPGESAAVIACCRWDR; via the coding sequence ATGACGCGTTTTAGTGTGTGGGCTCCCGAGGCGTCGCGGCTCCGCGTGCGGGTCGCCGGCGCCGACCATCCGATGGCGCTCGACGCCACCGGCTGGTGGCGTACGAACGTCGACTGCTCCGCCCACGGCACCGACTACGTCTACCTGCTCGGCGACTCCGAGGAGCCGCTGCCCGACCCGCGTTCGCGCTGGCAGCCGCACGGCGTGCACGGCCCCAGCCGGACGTACGACCACGCGCTCTTCCCCTGGACCGACGCCGGTTGGGCCGGGCGCGAGCTGCCCGGCGGCGTGGTCTACCGGCTGCGGGTGGGCGCTTTCACCTCGGACGGCACGTTCGACGCCGCGATCGCCCGGCTCGACCACCTGACCGACCTCGGCGTGGACATGGTCGAGCTGCACCCGGTCAACGTCGAGCGCGGCGCCGCCCACCACAGCGCGTGCTGGTACACGCCGCACCCGTCGTACGGCGGTCCGGACGGGTTGAAACGCTTCGTCGACGCCTGCCACGCGCGGGGCATCGGCGTGATCCTAGACCTGGCGTACGACCACCTCCAGCCCGCCGAGGCCGGCGCGCCCCGGCTCGGGCCGTACCTCGCGGAGGTGGCCAACACCTGGGGCCACACGCTCGCCCTCGACGGCGCGCACGGCGCCGGCATCCGCAGCTTCATCACCGACAGCGTGCTGATGTGGCTGCGCGACTACCACGCCGACGGGGTACGCCTGGACGCCGCCCACACGCTGATCGACCGCGACGCGCTGCGCCTGCTGGAGGAGCTGACCGCCAAGGTCGAGGCGCTGTCCACCCGGCTCCGGCGGCCGCTCGCGCTGATCGCCGGCTCCGAGCGGGTCGGCGCCCGGCTGATCACCGGCTTCGACGGCGCGCTGCCCGACCTCTGGCAGCCCGACGGCGCGCAGGGGCTCGACAAGAGCTACCACGCCGAGTTCGGCTCGCTGGAGCAGCTCTTCGCCATCCTGCGCAACGGCTTCGCCACGGTCATCGCCACCGACCGGCCCACCGCCGCCCTCTCCCCCGGCCTGCTGCGGGTCGGGGCCACGCTGCTGCTCACCGCGCCGTCCACGCCGGTGCTCCAGATGGGCGAGGAGTGGGCCGCCCGCCCGCACGGCGAGCCGGCCCCGCCGGACTGGTCCGGTGCACGCGCTCCCGCGCTCAACGACGGGCTGGACTGGTCCGAGCTGGACAAGCCCGAGCACCGCGACATGTTCGAGCTGCACCGCCGGCTCGTCGCGCTGCGCAGGCAACAGCCCGAGCTGGCCGAGCCGATGCTGCGCCGGGCCGACGTGTGGCACGGCGGCAGCTTCCTCGCCATCCGCCGGGGCTGCTGCGTCGTGGTGGCCAACCTGCGCCGTACGCCGCAACGGGTCAACCTGCACGGCACCGCCCGCTCGGTGCTGCTGGCGACCGAGCCCGGCCTCGTGCTCGTCCACGACGCCGCCGACCTCCCCGGTGAGTCCGCCGCCGTCATCGCCTGCTGCCGCTGGGACCGCTGA